The DNA sequence CGCGCGAGCGGGAAATTTCGTTTGCCGGGGGCCGCACCGTTTTTGATAATTTAGACAAAGCACTATTTCAGCCGGTACCCATTTTTGTGGACAGTCTGGGGCGCTTCCTGCTGCTTGACTGGCAATACTTATACAAGGGTACCATCCGCGATTTTTACCCGCCGATGGCCGCGCTGCCGCCCACGGCCCACCCGTGGTCGGTATACGTGGAGAGCCTGGGCTTGCCCGCGGGGCCCCAGCTCGATAACCACCTGAGCCGCGTGGGCCGCCAGGTGCTGCCCGAGGAACTGCCGCTGCTGATGGACTTTGCCTTCCTGGCCCTGCACGGGCCGGGCGGCGAGGACGGCGCCATCCAGGGCCTGCTGGAATGGCTGTGTCTGCCGTATTCGGGCTCGGGCATTTTGCCCTCCGCGTTCGGTATCGATAAGGTGGCGCAGAAGCGGCTGCTGCAAGCCGCGGGCTTGCCCACGCCGGCCTTCCGCGTCCTCACCGCCGCCGCCTGGGACGCTGCCGACCCCGCCGCGGTGCTGGCCGATACCGTGGGGGCCCTGGGCCTGCCGCTGGTATTCAAAGCGCCGCACCAGGGCAGCAGCATCGGCATCAGTATGCTGAAGGAAAGCAACCTGGCCGCGTTCGAGGCGGCCGTGGAGCGTAGCTTGTTCCGTAAAAAACTGACCCGCGCCGAGTGGCAGGGCCTGAGCGAAGAAGGCCAGCGCACCTGGGTGCAGCACTTAATTGATATCCGCGAGGGCATTGGCCTGCCCGTGGTGCTCGAAGCCGCCGCCGGGGCCCTGGCCGCCGCCGCACCCGCGCCCATCTACCACCCCGAAGCGTTGCTGGGGACCCTAACTGCCTGGTTTGAAACGGCCGACGCCGTGCGCCTGGCCAGCACCCACGGCGAAACCCAGGTACTGGTCGAAGCCTTCGTGGCGGGCCGCGAGTTCAGTTGCATCGTTATCGAAGACGAAAAAGGCGAGCCGCTGGCCCTGCCGCCCACCGAGATTGTGAAGGGCGCCGAGGTGTTCGACTACCGCTCGAAATACCTGCCCGGCCTGGCCCGCAAAATCACACCCATCGACTTGCCCGAGGCTGAAATTGAGCGCATCCGCCAGCAGTGTCAGGCTATGTTCTGCACGTTTGGCTTCCAGGTATATGCGCGGCTCGACGGCTTTATTCAGGCCGACGGCACCATCTTTCTCAACGACCCGAACACGACGAGCGGCATGCTGCCGGCCTCGTTCTTCTTCCACCAGGCGGCCGAGATTGGCCTGAACCCCAGTCAGTTCCTTACCTACCTCATCCGCACGTCGCTGGCGGCGCGGCGGGCCGGTGGCATGCAGCCGTTCAAGCTGGGGGCCCTGTTGGCGACGCTCGACGCGGCGGTGGCCGAGCGGCAGCAGGCCGGTGCGGACGGGCGCATCCGGGTGGCCGTCGTCATGGGCGGGTACTCTTCGGAGCGCCATATTTCGGTGGAAAGCGGGCGCAATATTTTCGAGAAGCTCAGCTCGTCGGCCAAGTACGCGCCGGTGCCGGTGTTCCTCACCGGCTCGGCCGCGGAGCACCGCCTCTATGTATTGCCCATCAACGTGATGCTGAAGGACAACGCCGACGATATCCGCGAGAAGATTGAGCACGCCGAGGCCGGCGAGGGGCCCCATCCCATCCTGGCCAAAATCCAGGCCGAGGCGGGGGCCCTCACCCGCACCTACGCCGGGCAGGGGCTGGCCCAACCGCGCCGCATCTCGTTCGAGGAGCTGGCCGGGCTGGCCGACGAGGTGTTCATCGCCCTGCACGGCCGCCCGGGCGAGGACGGGGCCCTGCAACAGGAATTGGAGAAATTCGGCCTGCCCTACAATGGCTCGGGCGTGGCCAGCAGCGCCGTCACCATCAACAAGTTCGAAACCAACCGCCGCCTGCGCGCCGCCGGCCTGCTGGTGGCCGACCACCGCATGGCCCCGCGCCTAGAGTGGGCCGCCGACCCCGAAAGCTTCTACTGCAGCCTGGAAACGCAGTTTCCGTACCCGTTCATCGCCAAGCCGGCCGATGATGGCTGCTCGTCGGCGGTGAAAAAGATTAAGAACCGCGCTGAGCTGGCGGCCTTCTCGGAGTTGATGTTCCGCGACCAGGAAGACCTGCCGGCGGGCCCCGCCGCGGTATTGCACTTGGGCTTCAAGGAGGAGTTTCCGCAGAAAGACGCCTTTTTGGTGGAGACGCTGATTAGCCGCGACGGAGCCGCGCACTTCCTGGAAGTGACCGGCGGCCTGCTCACGAGCTACGACGAGGACGGGCAGCTTGACATCGAGGTGTTCGAGGCCAGCGAGGCCCTGGCTAACGGCGAGGTGCTAAGCCTGGAGGAGAAGTTCCTGGCCGGTGAGGGCCAGAACATTACGCCCGCCCGCTACGCCGCTGAGCCCGGCGAGCGCCAGCGCGTGAGCAACGAGGTGAAGGCCGTGCTGCGCCGCGTGGCCGAGGTGCTCGACATCCAGGGCTACGCCCGCATCGACGCCTTTGTGCGGGTGCGGCCGGGCGGCGCCGTGGAGGTTATCATCATCGAAGTCAACTCGCTGCCCGGCATGACGCCCGCCACCTGTATCTTCCACCAAACGGCCCTGGCCGGCTACACGCCCTACCAGTTCGTGGACCGGATTTTGGAGTTTGGCAAGGCGCGGGCCGGGCGGGAAAAGATGGAAGTAAGGCCGTCATGCTGAGCCTGTCGAAGCATCTCTACCGCAGCAGTAATCTCATTGATTAGTAAGCGGTAGAGATGCTTCGACAAGCGGACGTTAGATGAGCATGACGTTCTGTTATTTTGCATACCAACATCCAAGCTTTATCTACCTAATGGCCAGTTTTTTCAAAGCTAACACCGCGCTCGACGTGGCCAAGCACTTGGCCCTGGTGCTGGGCGCGGCGGCGCTGCTCGTGCTGGGCTTTTTCTACGTGTACCTGCCCGTGACCACCCACCATGGCGAAACCATCACGGTGCCTAAAGTGACGGGCATGAACGTGGCCGACCTCACCAAGTACCTCGACGAGCGCAACCTGGCGTACTTCGTGGACGACTCCAGCTATAGCCCTGACATCCGGCCGTTTACGGTGCTGACGCAGGACCCCGCGCCGGGCGAAAAGGTGAAGGAGGGCCGTAAAATCTACCTGCAAGTGGCCATGAAGCGCCCGCCGGTCATCAAAATGCCTAAGCTAGTGGACGGCTCGGTGAAGAACGCCCAGCTCATCTTGCAGAGCTACGACCTGGTGGTGGGCCAGATTAAGCTGGTGCCCAACCTGGCCCAGAACGCCGTGCTGCGGCAGTTTGTGGGCGGTAAGGAAATTGCGCCCGGGGCCCCCGTGGCCAAGGGCACGCGCATCGACCTGGAGGTGGGCGACGGCCTGGGCAACCAGGAATTCCCGGTGCCGAATCTGGTGAACATGCCCCAGGACGAGGCCGTGACGCTGCTCGTGGGCCAGGGCCTGCAAAAAGGCGAGGTGTTTGAAGTAGCCGCCGAAGAAGGCCAAACCGCTGGCACTGTGGTGCGCCAGCGCCCCGTGCCCGGCCCCGACGCCACCATCCGCATGGGCCAGCTCGTAGACTTGTGGATTGCCAAGTAGCCGCTAGTTGGGGCGGGCTGCTGGCTCTTCGCTGGCTGCCCGCTAATCGTTGAATCGTTGAATCGTTTGGGAAACCCCCGGGGCCCCCAGCAATTACCGGGCAGCCAGCGAAGAGCCGGCAGCCCGGGGCTCCGAATTAGCTCCGCCCACCTCGGCAGGCACTAAAGCGCTGAGCTTGGCGTTGCCGCTCGAAGGAAATTAAAAATTAAAAATAAAGGATTAAAAATGAGGCGGATGGATGCCAATTAAACGGCATTTTTAATTCTTTATCTTTAGTTTTTAATTAACTATGATTCGACTGCTTCGCTTGTTGCCGATGCTGCTGCTGGCGCTGGCCGCCCGGGCCCAAAACGGGCTGCCCGTGCAGCCCCTGCCCGCCGACCCTAGCCGCTCGGCCCCCGCCCGGGGCCCCGTGGTGGCGCGGCGCGGCGCGGCCCTCACGCTGCCGTTTTTTGATGATTTTACGACGCCGCGCGAGGGCAACCCGCGGGTGCAAAACTGGCTGCCCGGCGGCGGGGCCCTGGTGAATAACCGCCTGCCGGTGCATCCGCTTACGCGGGGCGTGGCCACGCTCGACGGGCTCAAGGCCAACGGCCAGGGCTACGGCAACACGCCGAATTTTGGGGCCATCGACTCGCTCACTTCGCAGCCCATCGACCTGAGCGGCTACGGCCCCGGCAACGGGGTATACCTCACCTTTGCCTGGCAGGAGGGAAGCATAGTGGGTCCCTCGGAGCGTAGCAGCGGCAGCACGCCGGTGGCGCTGGAGCTGTTTTTCCTGGACCGCGACGGGCGTTGGGTGTCGCAGTGGAAGCAGCTGGCCAGCGGGGCGGCGGTGAGCGGCTTTCGGCAAAAAGCGGTGGCCGTGGCCGACGCGCGCTTTTTCCATGCCGGCTTTCAATTTCAATTTCAGGCTACTGGCAACGTGTCGGTTAGCACCGATGCCTGGAGCCTGGACTACCTCGTGCTGGGGCCCAACCGCACGGCCGCCGACACCACCTACGCCGACCTGGCTACCGCCCAGGGCCTGGGCAACCCGCTGCGCCGCTACACGGCCCTGCCCTGGTGGCAATACAACGCCGCCGCACCCGCCGACGAGTTGAGCCCCGTGCTCAACGCCGAAATCACCAACCTCAACCCGGGGCCCATCCCCACGCCCATCAGCTGGATGGGTACAGTGCAGGACGTGGCCGGCGGCTTCCAGGGCACATGGCTCACGGATAGCCGCAGCATCCCGACGCAGCCGCGCCAAACCGTCATCGGCGGCAGCGCCCGCACGGCGCCCCTGCCCACCACCAGCGCCGCCAAGCAGCTGCGCTACACCCTGGCCCTGAACACCCGCGTGGCCGCCGGCGACCGCACCTTACCCAATGACACGCTCAGCCGCGACGTGTTTCTCAACGATTACTACGCTTTCGACGACGGCTCGGCCGAGGCGGTACTGGCGCTGCCGGCTACGTCCACGGGCCCCATCCAGTACTTGGCCTATGCCCTCGATCTCAACCAGCCCGACCAGGTGAAGGGCGTGCGCCTGTACCCGGTATTCCTCAACAACGCCCAGGGCGATAACGGGGCCAACCGCAGCGTAACCATCGGTGTCTGGGCCGA is a window from the Hymenobacter nivis genome containing:
- a CDS encoding D-alanine--D-alanine ligase family protein produces the protein MRIGIFFGGTSREREISFAGGRTVFDNLDKALFQPVPIFVDSLGRFLLLDWQYLYKGTIRDFYPPMAALPPTAHPWSVYVESLGLPAGPQLDNHLSRVGRQVLPEELPLLMDFAFLALHGPGGEDGAIQGLLEWLCLPYSGSGILPSAFGIDKVAQKRLLQAAGLPTPAFRVLTAAAWDAADPAAVLADTVGALGLPLVFKAPHQGSSIGISMLKESNLAAFEAAVERSLFRKKLTRAEWQGLSEEGQRTWVQHLIDIREGIGLPVVLEAAAGALAAAAPAPIYHPEALLGTLTAWFETADAVRLASTHGETQVLVEAFVAGREFSCIVIEDEKGEPLALPPTEIVKGAEVFDYRSKYLPGLARKITPIDLPEAEIERIRQQCQAMFCTFGFQVYARLDGFIQADGTIFLNDPNTTSGMLPASFFFHQAAEIGLNPSQFLTYLIRTSLAARRAGGMQPFKLGALLATLDAAVAERQQAGADGRIRVAVVMGGYSSERHISVESGRNIFEKLSSSAKYAPVPVFLTGSAAEHRLYVLPINVMLKDNADDIREKIEHAEAGEGPHPILAKIQAEAGALTRTYAGQGLAQPRRISFEELAGLADEVFIALHGRPGEDGALQQELEKFGLPYNGSGVASSAVTINKFETNRRLRAAGLLVADHRMAPRLEWAADPESFYCSLETQFPYPFIAKPADDGCSSAVKKIKNRAELAAFSELMFRDQEDLPAGPAAVLHLGFKEEFPQKDAFLVETLISRDGAAHFLEVTGGLLTSYDEDGQLDIEVFEASEALANGEVLSLEEKFLAGEGQNITPARYAAEPGERQRVSNEVKAVLRRVAEVLDIQGYARIDAFVRVRPGGAVEVIIIEVNSLPGMTPATCIFHQTALAGYTPYQFVDRILEFGKARAGREKMEVRPSC
- a CDS encoding PASTA domain-containing protein, with product MASFFKANTALDVAKHLALVLGAAALLVLGFFYVYLPVTTHHGETITVPKVTGMNVADLTKYLDERNLAYFVDDSSYSPDIRPFTVLTQDPAPGEKVKEGRKIYLQVAMKRPPVIKMPKLVDGSVKNAQLILQSYDLVVGQIKLVPNLAQNAVLRQFVGGKEIAPGAPVAKGTRIDLEVGDGLGNQEFPVPNLVNMPQDEAVTLLVGQGLQKGEVFEVAAEEGQTAGTVVRQRPVPGPDATIRMGQLVDLWIAK
- a CDS encoding T9SS type A sorting domain-containing protein; this translates as MIRLLRLLPMLLLALAARAQNGLPVQPLPADPSRSAPARGPVVARRGAALTLPFFDDFTTPREGNPRVQNWLPGGGALVNNRLPVHPLTRGVATLDGLKANGQGYGNTPNFGAIDSLTSQPIDLSGYGPGNGVYLTFAWQEGSIVGPSERSSGSTPVALELFFLDRDGRWVSQWKQLASGAAVSGFRQKAVAVADARFFHAGFQFQFQATGNVSVSTDAWSLDYLVLGPNRTAADTTYADLATAQGLGNPLRRYTALPWWQYNAAAPADELSPVLNAEITNLNPGPIPTPISWMGTVQDVAGGFQGTWLTDSRSIPTQPRQTVIGGSARTAPLPTTSAAKQLRYTLALNTRVAAGDRTLPNDTLSRDVFLNDYYAFDDGSAEAVLALPATSTGPIQYLAYALDLNQPDQVKGVRLYPVFLNNAQGDNGANRSVTIGVWADANGQPAATPLMTQTATLRNPLTNPSAAAQPFVDVFFGTSVPVSGRVYVGYGQTARGQFLPYGIDLNNPPPANTLWRTNQGTWLPFSTLPAGAPMLRPLLTNNQTVITATTPPAAAGPPAAFSLYPNPLPAGGTLAVAGPAFARASLLDALGRTIWEQPAAEAGRPQLMPGRLAAGVYLVRLHLANGSTVTRRLVVTE